The Oncorhynchus gorbuscha isolate QuinsamMale2020 ecotype Even-year linkage group LG06, OgorEven_v1.0, whole genome shotgun sequence sequence GTTGTTATACCACAGAAGGATTAGAGAGTGTTTGCATTTTCATTAGCATGACAAGAGGGCAGATCGAAGCAATCAATGGGTTAACAAGCCAGTACATGTATCTGCCCACTTTGGCTGTTACAGAACCCCCTCAGGCAGAACAATGGCTTGCTTTGTTTAACACCTTGTAGCACTGAAGTGATATTAGTCCTAGGGAGCTTTGAACTTCTGAATGATTAACTGTTATTGACTTACTGGCTACATGATTTCAGTCTAATTTCTCACAACAAATGTTTTCATTATTATGAACATAACAGGTGTTTAtataaaaacaaacatttctgtGACAAAGTTTACTGTTGCAATTAAtatagtttactacatatcaacGTTGACATTTTATTTAATTACCAAATGACCCAAAACAGATACAGGGTGGAGCCTGGAGGGTACAAGTGGAAAGAAACACACACTTCGCCAGGGGGACTGGCTTCCTTCTGTACCTTGTGATAAGATTCAGAATGTAGTAAATCATGTCAATTCTAGGTGTTTCCTGGAGTAGCAGGAAAtacatgtcccaaatggcacactttatgttgcactacttttgaccagagccctgctaaaagaagtgcactatatagggaacagggtgccatttgggaaacatccTGGTAAGCAACAAGCCACTCTGTGGGATCAGACTGCGCAGTAGTGGGCCACAGGGCTAGTGGCAAGTGTCCACTGGACCTCGATTGCATAGAAACCACAGTCCACACATTATGTGACTATAGGCCTTCTTTCATTAAGACAGTTAGGTCAACACCAGAACTGGAGAGTGGTCACCACAACCCTTGGCACACAGCTCTTGCTAAACCCCAATCCAACCCCACCTACCCATCAAGTTCACCGGAGTGTTTAAACAGCAAAACACAGAGGTTGGGTGGGGAGGGATTAGCCAATGGCAAATAGCTCAGGTTTAATCTTTGCTGATGACTCTTTGTTTGGTCTGAAACTCATGTGAATATCATCAATGGCAGAAAAATCAGTTCAATGTGTTCTCATCCGGCAAAACTACGGGGAACAGTCAAACAGAACACATAATTTAAGACGGATACTGAATGAATAGAGCAGGAGTTGTTCCCTTTTCCACATGGAATTCTCtctcattcatatatatatatatatattatatatataatatatctgCAACATCAGGTAATGTGAGAACCAAATGTTtgtataactaacccaagataacTACAGGCTACGGTCTTCCAATGGTAGCAAATTAATAATTTGGGGCAGAGCCAAGCTAGAGAGATTCTATTGGTGAGTTCTAGCATGTACATGTATATATCCATTATGTAACACCTATTCTGAAGTCCACGCAGTGCAATTACTCAACTCACCCTTGCACTCAAACTAAACaacatcattttttttttagaaactTTGTCAAAGGGTAAAGgctaattaaaaataaaataaaaaaagtccaCTAACAGAttgtagttttgggaacagaacaCATTGAGATCAAATGCTTAATGGATGAGAAAATTTGCAGAATGTCAGACAAAATCCATCTCGCTCAATCTTctccggccactgggcttcccatcgtcaccatatttggtagtgagtggaaatgcCAACTGTATGCTTCAGGTTTATATATCATGTGAAACATCTGTGGTGTTACCTTCCATCTCCCAAACCAAGTAGCTAGGTAAACATGTTCAccaaggctgtgtttacacagccaTCTGAAGAACCCAATTCAGGTTATATTCTGATTGACACTCAGTTTTACATGTGACCTCTATCCGATCTGCGTATTCACACGTAGCCTCTAAAACTGAGCAAAGATGAAACGCTAATTTCCTGTCACTGCTCCTTTAAATTTTGTGGTGGTTGTCATGGTAACAGCAGGTAATgtgaaagatgtgtgtgtgtgtgtgtatgtatatatatatatatatatatccagacTGAGGTCACATTTGAAGCATCAGAATTGTATCAGGATTGAGATTCACATACGAATGCAcgtacacaggcagcccaattctgatctttttccactaattggtcttttgaccaaacAGGTAAGCTCTTTTGTCAATAATTGGCcttcctgtgtaaacacagcctaaaGATCAGATTCTATGTTGTTTTTTCCATTTACACATTGGGGAAAAGATCAGATAGACCTAGGTATCAGATTTGCCAATACACTAGAATTGGGGTAACTGTGTAAACGCAACCTAACTAACAACCATAGGCTTCTCATTGTGGCATACCTGTACAGCGATGTGAGTGCCATTGGAAGTAGCCAATAGGGTGACCGGGTGAGGGCTTGAAGACACCACCTGGTGCTCCTGTTCCTGGATAAAAtccacctcctccactgtctGGTACGTGGTCATATCTGGGGTCATAATTTGCACCTGCAGAGGACAGAAATAACATTTGAAAAAGAGAATACAGAGTATAAAATATAGAACGCAAAAATCAAGGACACAAAGACTTTGCTCCGAAGTGAGATTGATTAGGCCTCGAAACATTTTGTCCCTTAAGTCAAAATAAATCCTGTATTTTGTCCgtttattataataaatattgtAGATTACATGTAATTATGCTGTAGTATGTTTTGTTGTTGGTCACTCAtgttttgaaaaatatatatatattttttttttataaatcccACATGTATTGGGAGTGTGTAGAATCTTTATTTTCTTTTTGCTGAAGGTATACTTGGTTTACCAACATCTAcccagaaaaagaattgtaggtACATATATTTCCTAGTACATAGAATGGACATTGGCAGTAGTGCAGATGGGCAGCAACCCAgaatataatttttttttaaataacacccAACTTTACATAAAAATAATTATAACTAAACATTCTTTAATAATTGATAGATACCTGTCCCTCTGTGCCATCCTCTGTCACCATGGTGACAGAATGCCCTTGTGACATCAGCTCATGGGCTGGGATGGTGATGGTGGTACCTTCTTGTGTTACCATGGTAATTGTACCGCCCATCGCTTGCAAATCCGCCTCGGAGATACTGACCTGAAGTATAACAACATCAGCTCGTTTCCTACTACTCCAACCGTCACAACATGCACTCATCAACACACGTGTACGAATGGTGTTTCTTCATTTCCTCTATAAAAGAGTTCGTGAAAAACAGTTCCTGTTACGCACCCAGCAATGCATTATTTAAGTTTAAAGATCATTCGTTCCAGCGAAAAGACATGAAAAGCAAAGAATAAtataaaattacatttacatttaagtcatttagcagacgctcttatccagagcgactgcaAGATAGAGAAAGTGAGCCAATAGTGGGGGAAACACTGATGTGTGACATGGATGCTTACCTGCTGTGTTGTTCCATCCTGAGTGACTAGAGACACTTGGTGCTGTTGCCCTAGAACCTCTGGGGTCCCCACAGACACCTGTCCCAACAAGGAGTCGTCCACCTCCACGACAGATGTGTAGGTGACATCGGGATCATCAATGGCATCTGAATCAGACAGGGAAAACAGGGTCAAGCTTAGAAACCCACAGAATAAATTAATAGGGTCAGGTTTAACGTGTTGATGACAGGTCGTCTGAGATTGAATGAGGGCCAATGAAAGTCATCTCCGTATCCAAGCAATCATTGCAATTTGTCAGTATTCAACATAATTTAAGAAATCAATGATTTCATCATTCGCCATTTCTTTAGAAAGAGGTAAACTTCTATTCTGTCTACTATATGTCACAGCTGAGTACAGAGTGCAGTTACTTTTCCCTCTCATTATGTGCACAGgcgtacacacaaacactgaccTGTGGGTTGCTCAAAGTAGGCCTGGTGCTCCTCTTCGATGGGCTCCGTGTCATTGTGCGCTGTGCGCTTGTGCATAGCCAGGGTTGAGATCTGTTTGTAAGTCTTCCCACAGTAGTTGCAGTTGTAGGGCTTGCAGTGCGTGTGGACCACATGGTGCTTGTACAGGCTGGAGTACTCCGTGAATCGCTTATCACACCCTGGCAGGGTGCACacgtaaggtttctctcctggaCACATGGACAGGTACAACACATTGTTATCATTGGGCAAAAAAACAACTCAGTCAAGGTATATTGTGATTGCTTCAAAAAAAAGAACATGACATTTTGGTCCAAAAAGTCTCCATCAGACAGCTCCTTCCTATATGGCCATGTAAATAACATGTAACAAAGAAGCCTAGTATTTTGGTACATGCCTGTATGAATCCTCATGTGGTTCTTGTAGTTGGTGGCGCTGGCGAAGGATCGCCCGCAGCTGGGCTCAGCGCAGTAGTACGGCCGCTCTCCGGTGTGCGTGCGGATGTGAACCTTGCGGATGTTGGAGGTGGTGAACGACCGTCCGCAGCCCTCAACAGGACATTTGAATGGCTTCTCTCCTGAAAACAACACAAGGCAGGACAAACGAGAGTAAGACTACGTCTCAGAATGTACATTAGACATAATGGGGGTTTGAGAGTGAGAAACCTGAGATCTATCAATGGCCTATATTGAAAATAGCAACCTGACCCCAACACAAGGCAGAGGAGACAGTGACAAAGAAAACTCAATAGGTGGAAGAATAAGTGGAACCCATCCTCTTCCTTGTACCAGTGCATTTCTACCGGGAGTGTATTGTACCAGTGCATTTCTACCGGGAGTGTATTGTACCAGTGCATTTCTACCGGGAGTGTATTGTACCAGTGCATTTCTACCGGGAGTGtattgtaccagtgtattgtacctgtgtgtgtccgtgtgtgtttctgtaggtCTCCGGATGTTTTGAAAGACTTTTGGCAGTTGATCTCCTGGCAGCGGTAAGGCTTTTCCCCAGTGTGTGTACGCGAGTGACTCTTCAGCCCATACCCTGAAGAGGACAAAACAAGGTGCCAAACAACTTTAGTCTGGAGACAATTTAAACACAAAGAAGAAATCAGCAAGGTTGTATAACCCATGAGAAGAGTTAAAGCCCTCACAGTAGCTTGCTACCTGTAGCAAACTTCTTCCCACAGCCAATGTGGTCACAGATATATGGCTTATCTCCAGTGTGGCATCTCTCGTGTACCTGTGGGGAAACACAAACAAAGCTATATTACAGCAACAGTAAaaacaaactacacacacacacaaaatactctAGCTTTTATTAGAAGTAAGAAGAACAAAACTCATTAGAGAAAATATTTGACATAGAGAGGAGAATGGTATTGAGTCAAACACAAGGCCTTGCCTTTAGATGGTGAGCAGTGGTAAAGAGTTTCCCACAGTCCTCGTGGTCACAGTGGAAGGACTTCTCCCCTACGTGTGAAACCCTTCCTGTCCTACCCTCTTGACCCTGGAGAACAATctgaagagaagaggagacattAGGTCCTCATGACAAACCAGGGTCTTTTGTTCATTAGCCACCAAACAGGAAGAGACCGTACTAAAACACAGAGGATCTACCTGGACTTGTGGAGTAAGATACGTACCTTtttgttttccattgcaaaatgttttcaaAAGTTATTTGTTGCGTGCCAGTTTAGGGTTAAAACAAAACATGTGAAACATCTGGGTGCGAGGGTTGAAAAACCCTGCTCTAATGAACATTATCCAGCTGAGTGACAGTACCTGCATGTGGATGCCATTATCAGTCTCCTCTCGGCCAAACAGCCCACTCTCTAAATTCTCCACCTGGCAAACAAGCAAATTAAATGCATCATTATATAGTGCTTCTGAATGAGACTCTCTTCACAGCAATACTGCAGCCCATAACCTTGAGTCCTCAAACTCtactctggacctcaaagccagttccactgcatactttcattgttcccctctaataaAGGGACTGACttagacctgggacaacaggtgCCTTGCAATTAATTGCAAGGTAGAAACAGAAAACCATTAGACTCTGGACCTCGTAGGTAAGAGTTGGGTACCCCTGccctatagtaacatggaacatTCTCTACTCCCACCCAGCTTTAATGTGTGCAGAAATAAGGGAAGGAACCAAATACTTAGTCAACCCAGTCTTTTCATGACCATGTTGCAGAGCAAAGCAGAGGTGACATGTTTAGTATCCATGTCTATATGAATAAATCTATACTTCCCTCTATGGCTCTGGGTTTAGATATCACACTACCTTGGTGGTGTACTGCTCCAGCACACTGATGGTCTCCGAGTCTATGCCCCCGTCTGTCTGCAGGTCGGAGATGGTGCCGTCGGCCTGAATGGCCAGGATGGTGTTGGACTGGGGCATGTGCACCGTGTGCTGGATGTATGCCGTGCTGCCGTCCTCCAACTGCACCGCCTGCAAGCTACTCTGTTCATATGTCTCTGAGGAGGTATCAGGAGAAAGGTTAAACGTGACCAATGTGGCCCCTAGTCACTACTCCCCTAGGTATTCTTGTACACCTGAGATTGAATTTGAGGCAAAAAATATCACATGGCCTAACAAAGAGAAAGGTGTCACTTCTATCCTATTGCTAATGATAAATAATTATACCTAAACCTAATGCCAATCCAAGAGAAGAAATAAAGATAGACCAGACAGAATCCGACCTACATCCTTGATGAACAACATTTACCTTTGGGTGCATGAATGTAGGCTGTTGTTCCATCTTCTAGCTGGACAGCCTGTCCATCTTCA is a genomic window containing:
- the znf143b gene encoding zinc finger protein 143 isoform X1 — encoded protein: MLLAQINCDSEAMAEFQDADGQQVTLCLAEAVTVADGDHMDTVSLQAVTLADGSTAYIQHDHKVSFSDGQLMDGQVIQLEDGSTAYVQHMSMPKSGGDSLQLEDGQAVQLEDGTTAYIHAPKETYEQSSLQAVQLEDGSTAYIQHTVHMPQSNTILAIQADGTISDLQTDGGIDSETISVLEQYTTKVENLESGLFGREETDNGIHMQIVLQGQEGRTGRVSHVGEKSFHCDHEDCGKLFTTAHHLKVHERCHTGDKPYICDHIGCGKKFATGYGLKSHSRTHTGEKPYRCQEINCQKSFKTSGDLQKHTRTHTGEKPFKCPVEGCGRSFTTSNIRKVHIRTHTGERPYYCAEPSCGRSFASATNYKNHMRIHTGEKPYVCTLPGCDKRFTEYSSLYKHHVVHTHCKPYNCNYCGKTYKQISTLAMHKRTAHNDTEPIEEEHQAYFEQPTDAIDDPDVTYTSVVEVDDSLLGQVSVGTPEVLGQQHQVSLVTQDGTTQQVSISEADLQAMGGTITMVTQEGTTITIPAHELMSQGHSVTMVTEDGTEGQVQIMTPDMTTYQTVEEVDFIQEQEHQVVSSSPHPVTLLATSNGTHIAVQLSDQPSLEEAIRIASRIQQGETTGLDD
- the znf143b gene encoding zinc finger protein 143 isoform X2, whose product is MLLAQINCDSEAMAEFQDADGQQVTLCLAEAVTVADGDHMDTVSLQAVTLADGSTAYIQHDHKVSFSDGQLMDGQVIQLEDGSTAYVQHMSMPKSGGDSLQLEDGQAVQLEDGTTAYIHAPKETYEQSSLQAVQLEDGSTAYIQHTVHMPQSNTILAIQADGTISDLQTDGGIDSETISVLEQYTTKVENLESGLFGREETDNGIHMQIVLQGQEGRTGRVSHVGEKSFHCDHEDCGKLFTTAHHLKVHERCHTGDKPYICDHIGCGKKFATGYGLKSHSRTHTGEKPYRCQEINCQKSFKTSGDLQKHTRTHTGEKPFKCPVEGCGRSFTTSNIRKVHIRTHTGERPYYCAEPSCGRSFASATNYKNHMRIHTGEKPYVCTLPGCDKRFTEYSSLYKHHVVHTHCKPYNCNYCGKTYKQISTLAMHKRTAHNDTEPIEEEHQAYFEQPTDAIDDPDVTYTSVVEVDDSLLGQVSVGTPEVLGQQHQVSLVTQDGTTQQRK